In Temnothorax longispinosus isolate EJ_2023e chromosome 10, Tlon_JGU_v1, whole genome shotgun sequence, a single window of DNA contains:
- the Mask gene encoding ankyrin repeat domain-containing protein 17 isoform X2, which produces MQNVAQGTTSDSQKSHEKPSAATAASAVAATAASAAAAVAAVAAAPPPPPPPTSSSSSVSSSANVHHDTGKTSSTPQSSTSSPTKSETETFSELQPRFMTDSSESEEDSVSEVECFAIDQVELDEDHPDSSKFLLTPDDPERSVDPETQARLEALLEAAGIGKLSSGDGKHLPDHEVLRRLTSSVSCALDEAAAALTRMRSDNPRTPNEKRSLVEACTDGDVGTVRKLLTEGRSVHETTEEGESLLSLACSAGYYELAQVLLAMNANVEDRGIKGDCTPLMEAASAGHVDIVSLLIAHGADVNAQSTSGNTPLMYGCAGGHEGVVCALLNAGANVEDHNENGHTPLMEAASAGHVQVAKILLDNGAGINTHSNEFKESALTLACYKGHLEMVRFLLEAGADQEHKTDEMHTALMEASMDGHVEVARLLLDSGAQVNMPTDSFESPLTLAACGGHVDLAMLLIERGANIEEVNDEGYTPLMEAAREGHEEMVALLLSQGANINAQTEETQETALTLACCGGFLEVADFLIKAGADIELGASTPLMEAAQEGHLDLVRYLLESAADVHAQTQTGDTALTYACENGHTDVADLLLQFGADLEHESEGGRTPLMKACRAGHLCTVQFLISKRADVNRQTTNNDHTPLSLACAGGHLAVVELLLAQSANPFHKLKDNSTMLIEAAKGGHTPVVQLLLDYPHSIMMSAPHSAAPAPMLLPQQQQQQQPPPQQQQQQQHQPPPPQQQQQQQQPQPQPQPQQQQQHIIHQQHVPHSQQTSTQPQQHPQQQQQQQQQTAEQQQAQNLQPKHNTQKSLLRKNRSVTMMPDMSLTSAEAQQVRSQPAGESTTTTKDDTNILDKGSGGFTSLSEPNISLSPTPAASTQVIHVSESRKTITRQEQIIHKQQILEELQRVERELQMKSAGHLFPGPRNSIINQSQQQQPQDPSETEALLPGMLNIDLPAQSTSPHGLVCNTTGMSGGSLTYPGANDAALVCSAYLDGKIMGMQAAQFQKTLSVVPTATETFPTNTFPSSPPLSLAPLPVTTTTTVSLISATSSTTTPSPPSISTPPTVIAVSQSPITASSDVSQNTAISDRPKAKPVSKKEGKNVRKATSSMGMAKLQTQATIMAGLHQQYQQKQRQHPSYQVQQVQQLQQLNQQLQLQLDQVQIQQQSQQPQSQPQQSHQQTHSQQQTNIVANSTGSILMPTQLMSHLHPTHHLHSQQTAQENLPEQTDPELTRKYRESACAFFTGAQKSKTFNPNDRVLKLEDGTDIPIDDAFEIFRSISFDDTVDTTEDQEKLELKRLDVSNNKEQQQQQQQQQQQQHLHTTQIVQQGGSPHASQEFFTPVLSVPSVSLPALPSLQVTSAGVQIEADISAGLQLTSTQSLQNPTLKNRLRAFEEGFRQGSIHFRECMQHISSDTFQPQLLLQSSQITFPTQTLPAVSGATGIVDSIPPHQSSSYVQSTTCSTNQVQVATQTQAPATTTTANVATSDKKQVYTAPTTGKGKKARYPLLSQQQSCQQQQTANAQQAPNFPAQNYQLDPATGVPTVGGYASNQVPPAPFSCMDVDSETDSNHDTALTLACAGGHEDLVELLLSRGADIEHRDKKGFTPLILAATAGHQKVVEILLNHGADIEAQSERTKDTPLSLACSGGRYEVVELLLNRGANKEHRNVSDYTPLSLAASGGYVNIIKLLLSHGAEINSRTGSKLGISPLMLAAMNGHTAAVKLLLDMGSDINAQIETNRNTALTLACFQGRHEVVSLLLDRKANVEHRAKTGLTPLMEAASGGYVEVGRVLLTKGADVNATPVPSSRDTALTIAADKGHCRFVELLLSRGTQVEVKNKKGNSPLWLAANGGHLNVVDLLYHAGADIDSQDNRKVSCLMAAFRKGHIKVVKWMVNHVTQFPSDLEMTRYVATVNDKELSEKCNECVKVIRAAKETQAAKANKNATILLEELDMEKTREESKKAAAARRRERKKKKKLEKKEEKRKLHEEYKKNETPFEDKEESGKKSDEECDRADDSEHEGGDERMETVPSPVNRSPEDPDREEGDSGIDANSQGSCSSNDVKAREKKKEKKKKKNNSPSNNDKDTSPQRSSKTLLSQNTNLSQNTATSTKSQNNTTEKRIMTNVTSAVPVSTTSVTTTRTSTVLSSDRKLKGLVFEASSLRHPAEREDFEATGNETYVPGKGKKSYNNQYDGDALNTSAKASNTSPKQSGKREEGWKEVVRKGQSDDSGRFMNSPYRSKKVSVPPNAISRVIGRGGSNINAIRVSTGAHIEVEKQSKCQVERIITIKGSTEATKNAYHLISGLIRDPEADVSQMLAKSKLNTTTSSWDKSVPNVTTSKTKIGGSVNKAPNLASSTTSSQINKSGYSSGASIINPLVPIRSSSSVKLTGAFPTSLPRATAPRLMAAAEKRAAQAAAAQMASSSNTKTTMSYTSAIMTAGRAGTKIVTTSTTQTFAAKLSEITASTHSSTTVMQSTHTAPVIKQQKPMAQAATVTIMSATSAATAHTTSQQQQSIISTSPKHCRSLPIISAPSAIASHYPGKSSYPLGTIASSTTNAVVTTNCPENSLVSTSASSVRVTPSPPVVPLQAQTLPPPPPTVQQQQQQQQQSMQQQQSQQGIRSTTPVVTQEHQQQQQQQQQQSSNTPQEYSLFNDTFTKVTQQSMWGGRENETQKGMNFATVAGGGVSSNTSSGPSTAKFDSSPPQVDASKAPGYRGTAMCSPVSSKPGSTSNASTNVIGSVVTGSVHNNPMQPAQFQSSTSYGEHPPIPNKPPGSLAVARPVIPPQSIDMGTGMAAQFNRPAVFQGDLTTRNATTHQPAAHVIPSTSQPALDVGLFKAANSSGGSYEHPNVNSNLLKMIPNDTQSGAGHSMLPFHPHMQSYAQTIAPSASVINTTVSMSRLNPRAPDFSSSLHLSSKPQVTMFNAAAGSAGLHPANMFAAPVPAQPPSAIQSNNLGMMSNYPLGKYQAPSRATPAANTGISTTAQTTRWSYATPAPHTNYPPHQDPMISQMGFSNQLANISGQPGGGIDLITSLENGGSPAISPSSPAQVAQEMNQLKIEDRKVPRPIGTERATWKNYSAAGMGPGGDADSSINWMLNADKLAWSNCNLAPGIDRHQMFRSNPTYNPRISNVDPEIHQMMESSFQGHVNTQQPFPTNGNAPLSLMPMALIAGQYGASEMTEIPPNEQNKIDPPAWGMPDAVQDKQHPAWNKWTH; this is translated from the exons ATGCAGAATGTAGCACAAGGAACGACCTCGGATAGCCAGAAGAGCCACGAGAAGCcgtcggcggcgacggcggcatCCGCGGTAGCGGCAACAGCggcgtcggcggcggcggcagtggCAGCGGTGGCAGCAgcaccaccgccgccaccaccaccgaCATCATCGTCGTCCTCGGTGTCCTCGTCGGCGAACGTCCACCACGACACCGGGAAGACGTCGTCGACTCCCCAGTCGTCGACGTCGAGCCCCACGAAGTCGGAGACCGAGACCTTCTCCGAGCTGCAGCCGCGCTTTATGACAGACTCGTCGGAGAGCGAGGAGGACAGCGTCTCCGAG GTGGAGTGCTTCGCGATCGATCAGGTTGAACTGGACGAAGATCATCCCGACTCGTCGAAATTCCTGTTGACCCCCGACGATCCGGAACGTTCCGTGGACCCCGAGACCCAGGCGCGTCTCGAGGCGTTGCTCGAAGCGGCCGGCATCGGGAAGCTGTCGTCGGGCGATGGGAAGCACCTGCCCGACCACGAAGTGCTGCGACGCTTAACGTCGAGTGTGTCTTGTGCGTTGGATGAGGCTGCGGCAGCGCTAACACGTATGCGTAGTGACAATCCGCGTACGCCGAACGAAAAGCGCTCTCTCGTCGAGGCGTGCACCGACGGAGACGTCGGTACCGTTCGGAAGTTGTTAACGGAGGGCCGAAGTGTCCACGAGACCACCGAGGAGGGAGAGAGCCTGCTGTCACTAGCTTGCTCAGCTGGTTACTACGAACTTGCTCAG GTACTCTTGGCGATGAACGCTAATGTAGAAGATCGCGGCATCAAAGGGGACTGTACCCCTTTGATGGAAGCTGCTAGTGCAGGGCATGTAGATATCGTGAGTTTGCTGATTGCTCATGGGGCCGATGTAAACGCTCAGTCTACATCAG GCAACACACCTCTCATGTACGGATGTGCCGGTGGACACGAAGGGGTTGTGTGTGCCTTATTAAATGCCGGCGCCAATGTTGAGGATCACAATGAGAACGGTCATACACCTCTGATGGAAGCGGCGAGTGCTGGGCATGTTCAAGTCGCCAAGATCTTGCTTGACAACGGGGCCGGCATCAATACTCATTCCAATGAATTTAAAGAGTCCGCATTGACCTTGGCCTGCTATAAGGGACATTTGGAAATGGTCCGCTTTTTGTTAGAAGCTGGCGCGGATCAG GAGCATAAAACCGATGAGATGCATACCGCCCTTATGGAAGCATCGATGGATGGTCATGTGGAAGTCGCTCGTTTACTTTTAGATTCAGGTGCCCAAGTAAACATGCCAACGGACAGTTTCGAGTCGCCATTAACATTAGCTGCCTGTGGAGGTCATGTGGACTTAGCTATGCTTCTTATCGAACGTGGAGCGAACATCGAGGAAGTTAACGACGAAGGTTATACGCCACTGATGGAAGCGGCGCGCGAGGGTCATGAAGAAATGGTTGCTTTACTTTTGAGCCAGG gtGCCAACATCAATGCCCAAACTGAGGAAACTCAGGAAACGGCGCTTACCTTGGCTTGTTGCGGAGGTTTCTTGGAAGTTGccgattttttaatcaaggCGGGAGCGGATATCGAGCTGGGCGCATCCACCCCTCTAATGGAGGCTGCTCAGGAGGGACACTTAGATCTTGTTCGATATTTACTCGAATCTGCGGCGGATGTGCACGCTCAAACGCAGACGGGAGATACGGCATTGACATATGCGTGCGAGAACGGTCACACTGACGTTGCTGACCTTTTATTGCAATTTGGCGCTGATCTA GAACATGAATCAGAAGGAGGTAGAACTCCACTGATGAAGGCTTGTAGAGCGGGCCATTTGTGCACGGTTCAATTTCTCATCTCTAAGCGCGCTGATGTCAATCGACAAACAACAAACAATGATCACACGCCGCTCTCGTTGGCGTGCGCTGGTGGTCATCTGGCTGTGGTTGAGCTGCTTCTTGCACAATCTGCAAATCCATTTCATAAGCTAAAA gaCAACTCCACTATGCTGATAGAAGCGGCAAAGGGGGGTCACACTCCTGTTGTTCAACTATTATTGGACTATCCTCATAGCATTATGATGAGTGCTCCTCATAGTGCTGCACCTGCGCCCATGTTATTAccacagcagcagcagcaacagcagccgCCGccacaacaacaacaacaacaacaacaccaaccaccaccaccgcagcagcagcagcagcagcagcaaccaCAACCGCAGCCACAGCcgcagcaacaacagcagcatATAATTCATCAACAACATGTACCTCACTCCCAGCAGACGTCTACGCAACCGCAGCAACATccgcaacaacaacaacagcagcaacaacaaacCGCCGAGCAACAACAAGCGCAAAATCTTCAACCCAAACACAATACGCAAAAGTCATTGTTGAGAAAGAATCGATCAGTGACTATGATGCCCGATATGAGCCTTACTTCTGCCGAAGCGCAACAAGTTCGTTCGCAGCCCGCAGGAGAATCAACCACTACTACCAAGGACGATACCAATATTCTCGATAAAGGCAGTGGGGGTTTTACAAGTTTGTCAGAACCTAATATTAGTCTTAGTCCGACGCCAGCAGCGTCAACGCAAGTGATACATGTCAGCGAAAGTCGGAAAACTATAACTAGACAAGAGCAAATCATTCATAAGCAACAAATACTTGAGGAATTACAA aggGTAGAACGAGAACTACAAATGAAAAGTGCAGGACATTTGTTTCCTGGTCCGCGAAACTCAATTATAAATCAATCTCAACAACAACAGCCACAAGATCCTAGCGAGACAGAAGCATTGTTACCGGGCATGCTGAATATTGATTTGCCAGCTCAGTCAACATCTCCTCATG GTTTAGTTTGCAATACAACTGGTATGTCTGGCGGTTCATTGACGTATCCAGGGGCTAACGACGCAGCATTGGTGTGCAGTGCTTACCTCGATGGTAAGATAATGGGGATGCAAGCTGCACAGTTCCAGAAAACGCTTTCCGTGGTTCCAACCGCGACGGAAACGTTCCCCACAAATACATTTCCTTCCTCGCCTCCTTTGTCTCTTGCACCGTTGCCTGTTACGACCACCACCACTGTGTCACTCATTAGTGCTACTTCTTCAACAACCACGCCGAGTCCGCCGAGCATTTCTACCCCTCCAACCGTTATAGCCGTTTCCCAATCGCCTATTACCGCGAGCAGCGACGTCAGCCAAAATACTGCTATAAGCGATCGTCCAAAAGCTAAGCCTGTGTccaagaaagaaggaaagaacgTGCGGAAAGCTACGTCCAGCATGGGGATGGCAAAGTTGCAGACACAAGCGACTATAATGGCTGGACTTCACCAACAATATCAGCAGAAGCAACGTCAGCATCCTTCTTATCAAGTACAACAGGTTCAACAACTGCAGCAACTCAACCAGCAACTGCAGCTCCAATTGGATCAAGTGCAG ATACAACAGCAATCGCAGCAGCCGCAATCGCAACCGCAACAATCCCACCAACAAACTCATTCACAGCAACAAACCAACATAGTTGCTAATAGTACGGGTAGCATACTCATGCCCACTCAATTGATGTCACACTTGCATCCCACACATCATTTGCACAGCCAG caAACAGCGCAAGAAAATCTTCCCGAGCAAACGGATCCTGAGTTAACGCGAAAGTACAGAGAAAGCGCTTGCGCATTTTTTACTGGCGCCCAGAAATCTAAAACCTTCAATCCTAACGATAGAGTATTGAAATTGGAGGACGGCACGGATATTCCTATCGACGATgcgtttgaaatttttcgttCCATTAGCTTCGACGACACGGTTGACA cAACTGAAGATCAAGAGAAGCTTGAATTGAAAAGATTGGACGTATCGAATAATAAGgaacaacaacagcagcagcagcagcaacaacagcagcaacatCTACATACCACCCAAATAGTTCAACAAGGCGGAAGTCCTCATGCATCCCAAGAGTTTTTTACTCCTGTGCTGTCAGTACCTTCGGTTTCTTTACCGGCCTTACCGTCATTACAAGTGACCAGCGCTGGCGTTCAAATAGAGGCAGACATATCAGCGGGCTTACAACTAACAAGTACGCAGTCCTTGCAAAACCCGACGCTGAAGAATCGTCTGAGAGCCTTCGAAGAAGGTTTCCGCCAGGGTAGTATACATTTTCGCGAATGTATGCAGCATATTAGCAGCGATACTTTCCAACCTCAGTTGCTGCTTCAATCCTCTCAAATAA CATTTCCTACGCAAACATTACCAGCTGTGAGTGGCGCAACGGGAATAGTAGATAGTATACCTCCTCATCAGTCGAGCAGTTACGTGCAATCCACAACTTGCAGCACTAATCAAGTTCAAGTTGCTACCCAGACTCAAGCACCCGCTACTACGACAACCGCGAACGTAGCTACCTCCGATAAGAAACAAGTGTACACTGCACCGACCACCGGCAAGGGCAAGAAAGCCAGATATCCTCTCCTGTCTCAACAACAATCTTGCCAGCAACAACAAACTGCCAATGCTCAACAAGCTCCCAATTTTCCTGCGCAAAATTATCAGCTAGATCCAGCAACAG GTGTCCCGACGGTAGGAGGGTATGCGTCCAACCAAGTTCCACCCGCTCCGTTCTCGTGTATGGATGTTGATTCAGAAACCGACAGCAATCATGACACGGCTTTAACTTTGGCTTGCGCGGGAGGGCATGAAGATCTTGTGGAACTTCTTCTAAGTCGTGGTGCAGATATAG AACATAGGGATAAGAAGGGATTTACGCCGCTTATTTTGGCCGCAACGGCTGGCCATCAGAAGGTAGTTGAAATTCTACTCAATCACGGAGCTGACATAGAAGCGCAATCTGAACGTACCAAGGATACGCCATTGTCACTCGCATGTAGTGGAGGCAGATACGAAGTAGTCGAGCTTTTGCTCAATCGCGGCGCGAACAAAGAACATCGCAACGTTTCTGATTACACCCCCTTAAGCCTGGCTGCAAGTGGCGGTTATGTGAACATAATAAAGCTACTACTGAGCCATGGTGCCGAAATTAATTCACGTACTGGCTCCAAACTAGGCATATCTCCTCTAATGTTAGCCGCTATGAATGGCCATACTG CGGCAGTTAAGCTACTTTTGGACATGGGCAGCGATATTAACGCGCAAATTGAGACAAACCGCAATACGGCGTTAACGCTCGCGTGCTTTCAGGGGAGGCATGAGGTTGTTAGCCTCCTCCTCGATCGAAAAGCCAACGTTGAACATCGAGCAAAG aCTGGCTTAACGCCATTGATGGAGGCCGCTAGTGGTGGATATGTTGAAGTTGGGCGTGTGTTACTTACGAAAGGTGCTGATGTTAACGCGACGCCTGTCCCATCATCTCGTGACACTGCCCTCACTATTGCCGCTGATAAAGGCCACTGCCGTTTCGTAGAACTTCTATTATCGAG GGGGACCCAAGtcgaagtaaaaaataaaaaagggaaCAGTCCACTATGGTTAGCTGCAAACGGCGGGCATCTAAATGTCGTAGATTTATTATACCATGCAGGTGCAGATATTGACTCGCAAGATAATCGTAAG GTTTCCTGCTTGATGGCTGCCTTTCGAAAGGGTCATATCAAAGTGGTGAAGTGGATGGTGAATCATGTAACGCAATTCCCCAGTGACCTAGAGATGACAAGATATGTAGCGACTGTTAATGACAAAGAACTTTCGGAAAAATGCAACGAGTGTGTGAAAGTGATAAGAGCTGCCAAAGAGACGCAGGCCGCTAAAGCAAATAAGAATGCCACCATACTCTTAGAAGAACTCGACATGGAAAAGACGAGAGAAGAATCGAAAAAGGCGGCCGCCGCACGGAgacgagagaggaagaaaaagaaaaagctcgagaagaaggaagagaagcGCAAGCTGCATGAGGAGTACAAGAAAAACGAGACACCGTTTGAGGATAAGGAAGAAAGCGGAAAGAAATCGGACGAGGAATGCGATCGGGCGGACGACAGCGAGCATGAGGGCGGCGACGAGAGAATGGAGACCGTGCCGTCTCCCGTAAACAGAAGCCCGGAGGATCCCGACAGAGAAGAGGGCGACAGTGGAATAGATGCGAACAGCCAGGGTAGTTGTAGCAGCAACGATGTGaaggcgagagagaaaaagaaagagaagaagaaaaagaagaacaaTAGTCCTAGTAACAACGATAAGGATACGTCCCCCCAGCGTTCGTCCAAGACCCTCCTTTCACAAAACACCAATTTATCTCAAAACACAGCGACATCGACCAAGTCTCAGAATAACACTACGGAGAA GCGAATTATGACTAATGTTACCAGCGCAGTACCGGTATCAACAACCTCAGTTACAACTACTAGGACATCCACCGTCCTCAGTTCCGATCGAAAATTGAAAGGTTTGGTTTTTGAAGCATCCTCTTTGAGGCATCCTGCTGAAAGAGAAGATTTTGAAGCGACCGGTAATGAGACTTATGTTCCTGGCAAAGGAAAGAAGtcttataataatcaatacgATGGAGATGCTCTAAATACGTCGGCGAAAGCGAGTAACACTAGCCCCAAGCAAAGCGGAAAACGCGAGGAAGGATGGAAGGAAGTTGTGCGAAA GGGACAGTCTGATGATTCCGGAAGATTTATGAATTCACCATACCGTTCTAAAAAAGTATCCGTTCCCCCAAATGCTATCAGCCGAGTGATAGGTAGAGGAGGCAGTAATATAAATGCTATTCGTGTTTCAACGGGCGCGCATATCGAAGTAGAAAAGCAAAGTAAATGCCAAGTGGAAAGAATCATCACAATTAA AGGATCAACTGAAGCTACAAAGAACGCTTATCATTTGATATCAGGGCTTATTAGGGATCCAGAGGCAGATGTCTCGCAGATGCTTGCGAAATCCAAGCTTAATACAACAACCTCTTCGTGGGACAAGTCTGTTCCCAATGTTACT ACAAGTAAAACGAAAATTGGTGGATCCGTTAATAAAGCACCTAATCTGGCATCCAGTACAACCagtagccaaattaataaatcaggATATTCTTCCGGAGCGTCCATTATTAATCCATTGGTTCCTATTCGCTCATCGTCCAGTGTGAAACTCACTGGTGCTTTTCCTACTTCTTTGCCACGTGCGACGGCGCCTAGACTCATGGCCGCAG CTGAGAAACGTGCCGCGCAAGCCGCAGCCGCCCAAATGGCGTCCTCGTCTAACACAAAGACGACAATGTCGTATACGAGTGCGATTATGACCGCCGGTAGGGCAGGGACAAAGATTGTCACCACTAGCACGACGCAGACATTTGCGGCGAAGCTATCCGAGATCACTGCCTCGACTCACAGTTCTACCACCGTCATGCAGTCGACTCACACCGCACCGGTGATCAAACAACAAAAGCCCATGGCGCAAGCCGCGACTGTGACTATTATGTCGGCCACATCTGCGGCAACCGCTCACACAACCAGCCAACAACAACAGTCCATAATCAGTACATCGCCGAAGCACTGCCGATCACTGCCCATTATATCCGCCCCGTCGGCAATAGCATCTCACTATCCCGGGAAATCGAGTTACCCACTTGGAACGATCGCGTCATCGACCACGAACGCCGTGGTAACGACAAACTGTCCGGAAAATTCACTTGTCTCGACGTCAGCCAGTTCCGTTCGAGTGACACCCTCGCCGCCAGTTGTACCGTTGCAAGCGCAAAcgttgccgccgccgccaccaacggtacagcagcagcaacagcagcagcagcaatcGATGCAGCAACAGCAATCGCAGCAGGGTATTCGCAGCACTACGCCGGTCGTGACTCAGGAACatcaacagcagcagcaacagcagcagcagcaatcTAGCAACACGCCTCAGGAGTACTCGCTGTTCAATGATACTTTTACTAAAGTCACGCAACAGTCAATGTGGGGAGGAAGAGAAAACGAAACTCAAAAAGGCATGAATTTTGCGACTGTTGCGGGCGGTGGTGTATCATCAAACACGAGCTCCGGTCCATCTACGGCTAAGTTTGACAGTTCCCCACCGCAG GTAGACGCATCTAAGGCTCCGGGGTACCGCGGTACAGCCATGTGCTCCCCAGTTTCCAGTAAGCCGGGTAGCACGAGCAACGCGTCGACCAACGTAATTGGCAGCGTGGTAACGGGCTCCGTACACAACAATCCTATGCAGCCCGCGCAGTTTCAGTCTTCGACGAGCTACGGCGAGCATCCTCCCATACCGAACAAGCCGCCCGGTAGTCTAGCGGTGGCTAGACCAGTAATACCCCCACAGAGCATCGATATGGGAACGGGCATGGCGGCGCAGTTTAACAGGCCGGCGGTCTTCCAGGGTGATCTGACAACGCGGAACGCGACGACGCATCAGCCGGCGGCGCACGTGATACCGTCCACGTCGCAACCGGCACTGGACGTCGGTCTCTTCAAGGCGGCGAACAGCAGCGGCGGCAGTTACGAACATCCGAACGTAAACTCTAACCTGTTGAAAATGATACCGAACGATACACAGAGTGGTGCCGGCCATTCTATGCTACCGTTTCACCCTCATATGCAGAGTTACGCTCAGACTATCGCACCGTCCGCCTCTGTGATCAACACCACCGTCAGCATGTCAAGATTGAACCCGCGCGCCCCCGATTTCTCCAGCTCGCTTCACTTGAGCAGTAAGCCGCAGGTGACGATGTTCAATGCCGCCGCCGGATCTGCGGGACTGCATCCGGCTAATATGTTCGCCGCCCCCGTGCCGGCGCAACCACCTTCCGCGATACAGTCCAACAATCTGGGGATGATGAGCAACTATCCGCTGGGAAAGTATCAGGCGCCCTCGCGGGCAACGCCAGCAGCGAACACCGGCATCTCGACAACTGCTCAGACGACCCGCTGGTCTTACGCCACGCCGGCGCCGCATACCAACTACCCGCCGCATCAGGATCCCATGATCAGCCAAATGGGGTTCTCCAATCAGCTGGCGAACATCAGCGGCCAACCCGGCGGTGGTATCGATCTGATTACGAGTCTGGAGAACGGTGGCTCGCCGGCTATATCTCCCTCGTCACCGGCACAGGTCGCCCAGGAGATGAATCAATTGAAGATTGAGGACCGCAAAGTACCACGACCAATTGGTACCGAAAGGGCAACGTGGAAGAATTACTCGGCAGCGGGGATGGGTCCGGGCGGAGACGCCGATTCTTCTATCAATTGGATGCTCAACGCTGATAAGCTAGCATGGTCGAATTGCAATCTGGCGCCCGGTATCGACAGGCATCAGATGTTTCGATCGAACCCCACTTACAACCCACGTATATCCAACGTCGATCCTGAGATCCATCAGATGATGGAATCTTCCTTCCAG GGTCATGTGAATACGCAACAACCTTTCCCGACTAACGGAAATGCGCCATTGTCACTCATGCCAATGGCGTTAATAGCGGGACAGTATGGAGCATCCGAAATGACAGAAATCCCGCCGAACGAGCAGAATAAGATAGATCCACCTGCATGGGGAATGCCCGACGCCGTACAAGACAAGCAACATCCG GCGTGGAATAAATGGACCCATTAA